GTCTGAAAAACAAGCTGAAGCCATACTTGACATAAGCCTGAGAAAGCTTACAATGCTTGAGGTCCTTGGCAATTATGATTCTAACAAATATGTTCTCCGTTAGTGGCAATTCTGagctatgtttttcttttttttttgttttattaccATCTTAAGCAGCTTTTTATATTTCTTCATTCTGCAGAGAAATAAATTTGTTGATGAAAGTAAATCCTTGATGGAACAAATATTCAAGTTGCAGGAGCTTTTGTCAAGCAAAAAACAAATACTACAGGTTTGACTCTGTCCAATATGGGTTTAATGACTTCCTAGTGTGCTTGTAAGAGGTTTGATGTTATAATAGGTAAAATGTCATAGATTTGTTTGAAATGTGTAACTAAAATAACCATGAGTTATCCACTGTCTGTCTGAGAGTACTTTACTACTGATCCCTCACCCCCTATTAACACCAAAAGACAAGAAAACAGTGATATATGACCATGTGCTTAATTATCATTATTgttgagaataaaaaaaaatataaaagataaaattcataaaCTTTTAGATGAGAAGGTAGCTAACAATTTAATATGGTATCAAGGCAGGTAAAAGGTCTTGAGTTCAAGCCTCATGCTaatctaatatttaaaattgttgTACGTGTTTGGAACACTCATGCAATGAAATCTGACCACACGTGGAGGGCGTGCTGAGTGTAAAAATAATGACCTAAAAGATGAAGTTAATTCTCTATCTATCAGGTTAAGCTTTTTGATGAGatgggtttttttttcttcttatcaatgagatggtggttaacaatttaaaaattagcgTTTGATATTCATGTGATACCATATTTGAAGAATCcaagagggaaagagaaagaaacaacaGAGATTAACATGAAGAACTGAGCAGTGTTACTCTATTGTTCAAGTTTAATataaacaatgaaaaaaaaaatacatatacagcTACTCTTCAACGCTTTCCCTCAAGTAGGCACATACATATCATATGGGCCTAGCTTGCTACATATATAGTCAACCCGTGGCCTTAGTAAACAAATCATCCAAGTGGTCGTTGGAACCAACAAAAGAAGTGTTGGTCTCTCAAGATGTAGCTTCTCCCTAACAAAAATGACAGTATCAAAATATGTTTAGTTCTCTCAGAAAAAAACTGGTTGAATGCAATGTGAATAGTTGCTTGATTATCACCTATGAGATTCATTGGCCCTACTCTCCAAATCTCAGCTCCTTAACAATCTGTTTAAGCCAAATAAGCTCGCATGTAGGTAGGGCCATGGCCTGATACTCAGCTACTGCATTAGACCTCCTAACAACAATCTGTTTCTTGCTCTTCATGAAANNNNNNNNNNNNNNNNNNNNNNNNNNNNNNNNNNNNNNNNNNNNNNNNNNNNNNNNNNNNNNNNNNNNNNNNNNNNNNNNNNNNNNNNNNNNNNNNNNNNGGGTTGAGTTGGTGGCTTGTAGTTGGCCTTGTTCTATTGGGTCATGGGCTAGCATTCGGGTTTGATGGGCCCAAGTGATTTAATTTGATGTCCATCTTGTTTACTTTTGCTTCTACCTTCTAGTTTAGATAGATTTTAATTGTTTGAGCGGGAGAGATGTTGGACAAATAGAAGCAGGTCTCCTTTGTGATTAGGGATTAACTTATTTCTGAAAGTAGGTTTCCATACATGATTTGTACGTATTTACATGGCATGTGGCATCTATAAACTCTCACACATGTATTCCATGAATTTACTTGAAACATAGAGGCTACAGACCTAAATGAACCAAACCAGTTACTATTTCCACATCCATGGCCACAAATTTCTCAGACATGACCCAAGTTGAAGATGAAAACCGGGGAAGTTAAGATTAAGATGCTTATTACACAAatccaaaaaacaaaagaataaaggaaaacaaaagaCCCTCAAGCACATATATAACTGCGCAATTTCCTAACTGTAAGAGCTCGGGCTCAAATCAGGGAAGCAAAAGGATTTAAATAACAGAACTGAAGGGGAAAAATGAAAGAGGCAAGCCTCCACCACAGAGATGCAGACTCCCAGAGTCTCTGCGGTTACTGAACAATACTCTGTCAAACAAGAAGCATTCTGCTTGGCCATGTAAATACTCCTCTAATCGAAGTAGATTGATGTTGACTTGTCTGAGTTGCTGTCATCTTTCCCAATAGCTTTAACGTAATTCCTAATGTCCTCTTGCAACCCAAATTTTTGGCCGATTTGTGGCTGTAGGAGAATTGCAATCTCCGACCCCATTCTGCAGCGTTTCCTCCTACACTGGCTTGGTTTTCGAAGGTTCGTTACTACTGCTGGTAGCTGTTAAACCAGAATCCAGGCGGCTATGCACGAACAGATCGCAAGAAGCTGATTCCTGCAAGTAGTAATGTTACACAATAATGCCAGTCTATGTCACCATTTCTTAAATAGGCAATACTGAAAGCTTTTCTCCAGTTCTTGTTTATGTTTCTCTCTTAACACCTCAAGACAAAAAGGACTAGATGAGGGAAATGGGAGAAAAGGGAAGCATTAGGAATTGGAGGGGAGGAGGAGGGAAGTAGAGTAACCAGAAAGAGCGGGTtacagaaaaagagaagaaaaaagaccCAAACTAAAAGAGGCAAAATACTTCAAGTAACCTCCGAATTTAAGTGTTTCCTTGCAGAAATATATATTAGCgggaagaaaatagaatatagaGAAAATGGCAAGCTAAAAAGCAACAGCAGAGGACAATGCATTTCTAGATCAGATTTGAAAGTAAAGGAATTAACTTGGATTTTGGAGAATCATATAGCAGGGCATGGAAAAAAGGCAAACAAAAGGTTGTCTATCTCAAGAAAggatatactaaaaaataacaaaagatagAAGTAATATTTTGTGGCTTATAATGATTGGAACAGCGCTAAGAGCTAATATAACAATTGCTATTAAAActagatatttattttgcatcTCCCATCAATTGTCAAATCCAGGTAAAATATAATGCTGCTAGAAAAATATGATTTCAGAAGGGGGAAAAAGATGGCTTGGTCATGTGAAATAGAGACCAATCACTGCAACAACAAATTTTGTTCAAGTTGATGCtgctagaatgatggaaagatGAACGCCAAAGCTGTGAGAAGTAAAACAATGAATAATTACTGATAAGACATAGAATGGGAAAAAAACAGTTCTCATCCCATATGTTGTGCTGGCTTATTTATAGCAGTAAGAAAGGGGAAAggtgcaattattgcaagtttCAAGCCTTTAGTTACACTAGCTGATCAGAATAGTTGAAGTAAATAAATGGAATCAGTACAAGAAGGCAAACCTGCTTATGGTTTGGGTGACTGTTTAGGGAGCAGGAGCTCCAAATACTAGGGCTTCCTTGGGCTAAAGATGCAGCCCCACCCACCCCCACCACTGTTGTAGTTGCTCCAATTAAATTGAGAGGCAGATCTTCAGGTGCTGAGAAATCAGAGCTATCAAATGTTGATATGGACACACACTCGTCAAAATAAGCCATAGCTTCTTCTGTCAGGCGTTTTgacatcttttttctttcactGCTATTCTGTTGTGCAACCATATTTCAATGGAGAaacaacaaaagagaaaacataAATTCCTAAGACGGAATGAAATTTCTTTTGTATGTCAGTCAGCTAAAGATTAAAGACCTTTGAGCATTAGTGCCAGCCTATGTCATATAAAAGCTTAAAGCTCCCTCCTGATGGGAACTGCCACGTCAATAAGTGCATAAAGAACACAGTAGAAAGGTACCAATGATTCAATGAACTGATTATCCAGACAcagaattttttattaagtggACTAATTACCAGGAACCATGAAATTTTAACTTGAAAAAACATAAGTAGAAGAAATAAATGGAGAAAAGAACCTTGTAGCCAAACCAAAAATCAACAGTTGAAGCCTTACCAGGAAAAGTTAAACAACTAAAGCTCAACCTAGTTTCTGATTGCAGGCTAGCTTGGATAGAGAAAtaagtttaaacatttttccTCCGCTAGCAAGTTGTTTCAATGGGACAATAAAAAGACAGAAGAACACTTTAACTTCTGTTCACATACTCTCAAGTTAAATTTTGAACATGAAAAGTCCAATAATCATTCTAATTATAACATTTTGCTATAAATGAATACTATGTTAACTAGACTGACataaaggaaaacaaaagaagaaaacatcgAAACAACCAGATTATCACTTCCAGCCAaacaaagatgaaaaaatattttatccaggtttgaaggaaaagaagaaacatatattttatCCAGATATCACAGCTCCATGGGTTGTTTTAGTTAACTCATTCCAATTTCCAATAGAAAAATCCAATCCTAAGAAAAGAATTGATAAtaataagttataatttaataagGATAACAACATATTCATTTGGCAAAAGAATAGAGATCTGTTAATACCAAAAATCTCTGATCTTCCAAAATGTATGGAAAATTTAAAGCAGAAGCATATTCTTTGATTATTagtgttattattttcttattctttagCTTTAgttagtatttatattattaggcTTTAATAAGTTGTCATACGACTAACATGTGACTTTTTAATATAGATGGATGGATAAAATTAGAAGGATTCCTTTGTGATCCATGGTTGGGACTTATTACTGCCACAACCCTAATGTAAATAGTCATTAAGACACTTTGTAGGCAACCTTGTTAttctaattcaatttttgaggtTTTCATAAACCTTAGTTTGCATATTATCATTCCAGTTTTGATCCGGCACTATTTTTAGCCCATTTCTGCACTTGTTTTGCAGTTTCTTCATCTCGCCATTTGGATGTAATTCCTTCCAGATCCAAGCAATGTTCAATGGGCGATCTAGAAAAGATGAAACATAAATCAGACTTCACTTACTTTTCTTCCAACACGAGATTTCTGCCGATTACTTATCTTCGGATCTGGAAGTAACTCCTTAAGTATCCTATTCAATTCTTGGCCACGGTGTTCCTCAACAGCCAAGTCTGCTCGAAGTTTTGTAGCCCGTTCCTGGGACTGCATATTATTCAACAGAAACTGAATTACATCCAAAGGGCTATGCAACTAAAAAATCAAcgaatatgagagagagaaggagagagagagagacagagaggaaGAGAGTTGAGCAAAAACCTCATAAATTTTGGAAATGCAAACACATGGATAAAAAGTATTTAATGGCCTACAAATGGACAGATCAGATGAAAAAATCTATTATGCTTGCGACGCCAGCTAGCCTTGGCAAGGATTGGATATCTACTCTATTACATTCcaatgagaaaatttatttcttgcATATATCTTGAAGCACCAAATGTCATATGGAATTGAGTGATGGTCATTGCCGCTATGAAAACTTTGGCACTTAGGAACTTGCATTTAAGTGTTCAAATAAATAGAATCAACAAATAATGCCCATCCAAGCCATTTACCAACAAGTAAGCATGGCAAAGAAACTCCTTTGACCATTATAATAGAGATTAAAGAGAGAGGAATAAAACCTCCTCAAGCTTTCTGGCATATTCCCTTCTGATGTCCAATAATAGTTCAACAGCCCCAGGATTTACCAAATCTGGAGGAACATCAGCAACACTTGAAGATAAATTAGCAGTAGCATTGTTTCTTCGCATAGCCTGAAGTTCCAAGGTGGAGAAACAAAAAGTTACTAATTAACAGAAGAAAAGACTCCAAAACTAATGAATAAGTATGTAGCAAAAACAAATGTCGAGAATTTCACAGCATGACATGGTGACACCTGAAATTAAATCCATATCTTACTTAATACCCCTCACAACACCAAAGCATGGCCAAGATTGAAAGTGCAATTACTTTGCAACCATAATGTCTGACAGCTTCTAGAGAATTTTTGGACATGACATGAAAGTGATGAAATGCAAATCATGTCATAACATGCATCAGTGTGTCAGCATTGATTTTAAACAAACAGTAGGGCCATTGAGACTAGCACTGAAAATGACCATTAGCGCTAGTACAGGTAATTGGCAGCTTAGAAGCTAAATGAATCTCCACTGATTTGAATTGTTAAGAGTCAAAACATTGAGCAACACAAGTAAATCAGATAGGAACCCCAGATTCTGTGAGCTGATGTTGCTCTCATTTCTACTTGGTGCTTTTCCAGACATTTCATGGTAATCTTAAACAAGCACTATGaatatttcatatattaaaCAATGAGAAAATATCAGCAGCTGAATTTTCACCCTGATAGCCATACATTTGCACAATTATGCATTCAAATCCGGGATTTATACCAAGTATCAATGCATACTGATTGAAAGCATGAAATCTCTataagatacacatatatatgatgCTGTTGGTGGCAGTgtcatacacatatatatgtatatgtagaaATGCATCATAAGCAATATATTATGTCAAAGTCTAGTAAGGTGCTAACTAGATATAGTTAAAATCTATAAGAAGATTTCAGAAACACATCCAAGATTAACATGTTATACCAGAGAAACTAAGACAGAACGTCCTGAGCTTTACATTCAATATGTCTTACCAGTATTACCCCCATTCAAAAAAACATTAGAATGCTGAAATTTTGGGAGATTCCATGACATTTTAATGGATCAGATCACTCAATTTATTGCCCTGACTAATGAATGTCAGATAAAAGAGAAAACAATTCAACTATGCCCCTAGCTGTGAAAATGAGATCTTACATTTTCAATGTCATTTTGCATATCTGAGATGGCACGTCTTACTTCAGATCGAACTGTTTCATATATTCCACTTGCAGCAGCATCAGCTCCACCCTGAACATCTCCCTGGAATGACTGCAAAACAAAGTAAAACCGGTGTTATATTATGTGGGCCACTAGGCATTCTGAAGACATGACAAACATTTCGATCATCGTTTACAGGCAACTTTCCTTCCCAACATTGTATTAAGCCTAGAGTTTGATGTTGTCACGAACAAATCATGGAGTCTGTGGAGGACGTTGTGGATATTAGTTAGTTAAGTTATTCAAGCAAGTTGTAGGTAGCTAGTTGGTCCAAGCTGTACAGTCTGTTAAGAGTAGTTTCTTTGTTTGAGTAATGTCCACATGTCATGCTGATTAGTTGTAGTAGTTGTATATAAATAGAAGGTTAGGGTTCCTTTGTAAGGTGGTTAACATTAATAATAACTTTCTTCTACCTGtcttttgtctctctctctgatgTTTGATAACTGATCAACAGACATGAAGCTAACCTTCATCTGTTCACAGACTGCGTTTATGGTTCTCTCTTCAGCTCCCGACAAAGAAGCCATAGAGATTCCATCTTCCAAATACGGTATTTGCGAGCAAGACTGATAGTTATACATAACAAGAAAAGAGGTTAACTGATTCAACATAAATCATAGATCTAACTTCCATATTGCCACTGAACTCACAGAAGAATTATCTGAAGGCTCAGAAAGCTCGACTCTCCGGCGGACTTCCTCGACACATCAGTTGCATTTCTGTGTAAATTAGCCTTGTCTAAAGTCTTCCCAGCTACAGTTGAACTACTTTTGTTTCGGTAATTGGATGAGATGGCAGAGTCTCGTTCCACTTCACTCTGTATAATTGCAGTCAAGTGAGCCATAAATCTCCTCACcaacattcgaatgaaaaagAGAGAAGGGAAAGAAATAAACAGACTTCAGAAGCGGCATAATGACCCCTGGAGACGGAGCGGTGGCGGCGGGAGATGGCGGCGGAGGCGGCGGGAACATTTTGATTGACGGTAGGATGAGTAGTCCTCCTCGTGACGGAACGGCCCCTCGGCCTCTGAGTCTTGTCGTCGATTTGCTTGTCGGTGGCGGCTTCGACTTCCGTTTCGATTGGCTTGTCCTCAGCGGTGGTGCTCCAGAAGAGAGGGTTGTCTCTCTTGTTCAAGTACTCGGAAGCGATGTCCAAGTGATGAGAGTGAGCTCTGGGCACAGCGCTGACGCTGTGAGATCTTCGGATCGGAACTTTCTTGGGCGACGATTTCTCGGAACTACTCGCGTTTCCTCTCCTGGAAGTCGACCTGAACGCCGAGGACGCCATCATTCCCCCTTCAATTCTCTATTTCTGACCAAAATTCTCAAGATCGCAGTCTACAATCATCCGGTTTGCTCCATTGGGATAGCTTCGGTGAACAAGTTCAATTCATCATTGTCATCAATCGACGTATCGATCCGAGGCACTTGTCCCGCTGAACTGTGACTGATAAGAAATAAGAATGACAGTATGGTGAACTGGAAGCTACCGGTTGGCTCTCTCTTGCAGGATAGCTTTGGTATCTTCACACGCTTCTCTCTTCCGTATGtagtatttttgtatttatctaataaatagtaattaaaaaattaatcgtatttatcaaattttaattataatatttctctctatttatttgtaaaatatatattttttgtagttATATGTTATGGGTAAGGGTAACTAAGCGGGTTAGTCTCGACCTAACATGTTAGGCCAATTTCTGGAGACTCAGTAGACCCAAGTCAAGCTTATCAGAATAAGTTTACGCATCACTAAAACTTGAGCTTAGGTCACAGATCTTAGCGAGTTTCAAGTAATACTTCCAATGAGTTCTTAGCAATATACCCAACGAGCTCTTAGTGATCCCTTTAGCTCGTTGACAAATAATTCAGCTTGCTAATCAAATTATTCAACTCGCAAAATAATATTGTTGCTGAATAACCGCAGACCCCTACCTACTTCATCTGATGTAAATCAGATCCCTGATAATACGGTGTCCACTCtcaatttcatgaaatttgtaATTACATTTTGTTCCTGTAatgtcattttattattttttgattttatgtaattgtaagTACCTCTCACTATAAATATGgataaaaaatactattataaatagatgtAACCACaataatatattgttactcTGTCCTAAATAATCAGAGAATAGTCGTTAAGTAAGTATTATTCTGGCCAAATCACGTAAAAATCTCCCTATCTTTGCTTCTACTTGATTCCTCATTTTTGTGTTTGAGTTTAATTATTTACTGTAATCTTATGAATCACGATTGACTAAATCTGAACATtgacattatattatataaaagacGTTTGATGTTAAAGTgcaataaaaatacttattttagaCGATATGTattgatttatattatttttaatctaaaaataagattattagttaataaaaataatgttttgaatttaagataaattggTCATTTACTATTTTATAAGGCAAGAGAAAGTTATTTATCTCCATAATTAAGAGAATTCCAGGGGTTCTTATCGTAATTTAGAAGAAACAAAACGGGGGACTAGAAAACGGGAAGGAATGCCACGTGCCTTCCGCGTGCAGGAGTAAGGAAGAGAACTAGGATACTTGGCGCGCGGGAACTAATGAAAAAatttcattagggttttagttGGAAGCTAAGTTCCCCATTTCTGGCTCGTCCTGGTTCAGGAGACAGCGTTCCCATCccagacagagagagagagagagtagttcAATGGCATGAACTCTCGCTGCAGTACTGGCGCGAGAGCGAAGCCCGAACTCGGTGCACCCATGGCGTTCTCTACCGGATTCCGCGTACTGCGCTACCAGCTCTCCCTCCCTCGAGTCTCGCCCGTCCGTTTTCGCCGGCTCCGGCAGGGTATATCCGAGCTCCGATTCCTGTCGGTGAGTAAATCGTCGAGGCATGTTGTTCGGCCGGTGGCAGCCAGGCACAGAGAGGAAGAGAGTTCg
This window of the Diospyros lotus cultivar Yz01 chromosome 5, ASM1463336v1, whole genome shotgun sequence genome carries:
- the LOC127801282 gene encoding uncharacterized protein LOC127801282, which encodes MASLSGAEERTINAVCEQMKVSFMSVDQLSNIRERDKRQSFQGDVQGGADAAASGIYETVRSEVRRAISDMQNDIENAMRRNNATANLSSSVADVPPDLVNPGAVELLLDIRREYARKLEESQERATKLRADLAVEEHRGQELNRILKELLPDPKISNRQKSRVGRKNSSERKKMSKRLTEEAMAYFDECVSISTFDSSDFSAPEDLPLNLIGATTTVVGVGGAASLAQGSPSIWSSCSLNSHPNHKQESASCDLFVHSRLDSGLTATSSSNEPSKTKPV